In one Pseudomonas sp. Bout1 genomic region, the following are encoded:
- a CDS encoding TonB-dependent receptor, which translates to MFQRTPLAGAIALVMGSLAVPAVAAETQPTAKTDKLDTVVVLGTRRSDVTALQSAAPVDVLTGEQLQQTGAADLSGALTALSPSFSFPQSPQGAFAGSIAQGASLRGLASDQVLVLVDGKRRHTSANITRQSLANGRGAAAVDLSLIPLSAIDHVEILRDGAAAQYGSDAIAGVINIVLKQKDDGGNVGYRFGGYNKGDGLQRKYSGWKGFELPNDGFLTLSFDAGSQDPASDTNPDNRIFYRGDTSVNTPREQNNRYRTWNWGSNSVSDQYNFLANSEMGIGEGLTAYGFATYSHKNTDSTGFFDPPTALYNNYGSVSLQRYPDGRLPVTRYTLEDYAATGGLRYENEQLGKFDLALNHGTNIVKSTDYNAINPSWGANSPSTIYTGERKNDQTNLTLDWVRDFPTDLLFKPLTVSAGLAWRQENYQLSAGAPAASQNGPLFNTVDPVTGRRLSGYYSGITPVDAASQQRKVLGAYVDVEGQVTEKFQAGVAVRTEHYSDFGDTTNGKLSLRYDFTPQIAARASASTGYRAPSLAQSGMSSFSVQVVEQPPGSGNYVEVQQRTLRANSPEAQALGGTQLKPEESTNYSLGLVWQPLDNASMTVDAYRININNRITLSDQLPASVVSPIFAGTPYANIQSAAFYTNIADTRTDGIELTGNYKLNLQQWGRVNFNAGYARNRTQITDLRNVGNIAGNQIIGRTTQGLIEHGTPDYKLTLSANWAYEQWGVTVAQRRYGEWKSLNAANPNLDQTFSPQWVTDLDVSYLLGKGIKLSAGATNLFNTHPDKASGAQLYGVPIYSITSPEGAQGAFYYTSVSYDF; encoded by the coding sequence ATGTTCCAACGTACTCCGTTGGCCGGCGCCATCGCGCTGGTCATGGGCAGCCTTGCCGTGCCCGCTGTAGCCGCCGAGACGCAGCCCACTGCCAAGACCGACAAGCTCGACACCGTAGTGGTACTCGGCACCCGCCGCAGCGACGTCACCGCCCTGCAAAGCGCCGCACCGGTGGATGTTTTGACCGGGGAGCAGTTGCAGCAAACCGGTGCTGCCGATTTGTCCGGCGCACTGACGGCACTGTCGCCATCGTTCAGCTTCCCGCAGTCGCCCCAGGGTGCCTTCGCCGGGTCCATCGCCCAGGGCGCTTCGCTGCGCGGCCTGGCTTCCGACCAGGTGCTGGTGCTGGTGGATGGCAAACGTCGCCACACCAGCGCTAACATCACCCGCCAAAGCCTGGCCAATGGTCGGGGCGCGGCAGCGGTGGACTTGAGCCTGATCCCGTTGAGTGCGATCGACCACGTGGAAATCCTGCGTGACGGCGCTGCCGCCCAGTACGGGTCCGACGCCATCGCCGGGGTGATCAACATCGTGCTCAAGCAGAAGGACGACGGCGGCAACGTCGGCTATCGCTTCGGTGGCTACAACAAGGGCGATGGCCTGCAGCGCAAATACAGCGGCTGGAAAGGCTTCGAGTTGCCTAATGACGGGTTCCTGACCTTGAGCTTCGATGCCGGCAGCCAGGACCCGGCCAGCGACACCAACCCCGACAACCGGATCTTTTATCGCGGCGATACCAGCGTCAACACGCCTCGCGAGCAGAACAACCGTTATCGCACCTGGAACTGGGGCTCCAACAGTGTCTCCGATCAGTACAACTTCCTGGCCAACAGTGAAATGGGGATTGGCGAAGGGCTGACCGCCTATGGTTTTGCCACTTATTCCCACAAGAACACCGACTCCACCGGGTTCTTCGACCCGCCCACCGCGCTGTATAACAACTACGGCAGCGTTTCGTTGCAGCGCTACCCGGACGGCCGCTTGCCGGTCACCCGCTATACCCTGGAAGACTATGCCGCCACCGGTGGCCTGCGTTACGAAAACGAGCAACTGGGCAAGTTCGACTTGGCGCTGAACCACGGCACCAACATCGTCAAGTCCACCGACTACAATGCGATCAACCCCAGTTGGGGGGCCAACAGCCCGTCGACGATCTACACCGGCGAGCGCAAGAACGACCAGACCAACCTGACCCTGGACTGGGTACGCGACTTCCCCACCGACTTGCTGTTCAAACCGCTGACCGTCTCGGCGGGCCTGGCCTGGCGCCAGGAGAATTACCAGTTAAGCGCAGGCGCGCCAGCGGCCTCGCAAAACGGCCCGCTGTTCAACACCGTTGACCCGGTGACCGGGCGCCGGCTCTCCGGGTACTACTCAGGGATTACGCCGGTCGACGCGGCCTCGCAGCAACGCAAGGTACTGGGCGCCTATGTGGATGTCGAAGGTCAGGTCACCGAGAAGTTCCAGGCCGGTGTCGCGGTGCGTACCGAGCACTATTCGGACTTTGGCGACACCACCAACGGCAAGCTGTCGCTGCGCTACGATTTCACCCCGCAGATCGCCGCACGGGCCAGCGCCAGCACCGGCTATCGTGCACCGTCTCTGGCCCAGAGTGGCATGTCGTCGTTCAGTGTGCAGGTGGTGGAGCAGCCGCCGGGCAGCGGCAACTACGTCGAGGTGCAACAGCGCACCCTGCGCGCCAACAGCCCGGAGGCCCAGGCCCTGGGTGGCACGCAGCTCAAGCCCGAGGAGTCGACCAACTACTCGCTGGGCCTGGTGTGGCAGCCGCTGGACAACGCGTCGATGACGGTGGATGCCTACCGCATCAACATCAACAACCGCATCACGTTGTCCGACCAGTTGCCGGCCTCGGTGGTCTCGCCGATCTTCGCCGGAACGCCTTACGCCAACATCCAGAGCGCGGCGTTCTACACCAACATCGCCGACACCCGCACCGACGGCATCGAGCTGACCGGCAACTACAAACTGAACCTGCAGCAATGGGGCCGTGTGAACTTCAACGCCGGTTATGCGCGCAACCGCACACAAATCACCGACCTGCGCAACGTCGGCAACATCGCCGGCAACCAGATCATCGGCCGCACCACCCAAGGCTTGATTGAGCACGGTACGCCAGACTACAAACTGACCCTCAGCGCCAACTGGGCCTATGAACAATGGGGCGTCACCGTGGCCCAGCGCCGTTATGGCGAATGGAAAAGCCTCAACGCCGCCAACCCGAACCTCGACCAGACCTTCAGCCCGCAATGGGTGACCGACCTGGACGTGTCCTACCTCCTCGGCAAGGGCATCAAGCTTTCCGCCGGCGCGACCAACCTGTTCAACACCCACCCGGACAAGGCCTCCGGTGCGCAGCTGTATGGCGTGCCGATCTACTCGATCACCAGCCCGGAGGGTGCGCAGGGTGCGTTCTACTACACCAGTGTGAGCTACGACTTCTGA
- a CDS encoding ABC transporter permease, which produces MTLLKKSRGLLLPLLLVIAWEYASRQDAAGAYAFVPLSAIGSALLEMLGNGELLVNLLASLARTSGGLALGILFGVVLGVLMALSGVANRLIGPLFHSIRQVPMLGWIPLIAMWFGNGEFSKVLIVSLAAFYPMVLNTFQSFSHVERRYREVGQVLVLSPVQQFVHVLLPAALPSIATGVLHALAFAWVTAIGSELFLSSGAGLGNLMMNAEAGSRMEVIVLSVLCIGLLGYLMNLLFTRLSRHVLRWRSIR; this is translated from the coding sequence ATGACTCTCTTGAAAAAATCCCGCGGCCTGTTGCTGCCATTGCTGTTGGTCATCGCCTGGGAATACGCCTCGCGCCAGGACGCGGCCGGCGCCTACGCCTTCGTGCCGCTGTCGGCGATCGGCTCGGCGTTGCTGGAAATGCTCGGCAACGGCGAGTTGCTGGTCAACCTGCTGGCCAGCCTGGCCCGCACCAGCGGCGGCCTGGCCCTGGGCATCCTGTTCGGCGTGGTGCTGGGGGTGCTGATGGCGCTGTCCGGCGTGGCCAACCGCTTGATCGGCCCATTGTTCCATTCGATCCGCCAGGTGCCGATGCTGGGCTGGATTCCGCTGATCGCCATGTGGTTCGGCAATGGCGAGTTTTCCAAGGTGCTGATCGTCAGCCTCGCGGCCTTTTATCCGATGGTGCTCAACACCTTCCAGAGCTTCAGCCATGTGGAGCGGCGTTATCGTGAAGTCGGCCAGGTGCTGGTACTCAGCCCGGTGCAGCAGTTCGTGCATGTGCTGCTGCCGGCGGCACTGCCAAGCATTGCGACCGGCGTACTGCATGCCCTCGCCTTCGCCTGGGTAACGGCGATCGGTAGCGAGCTGTTCCTGTCCTCCGGCGCCGGCCTGGGCAACCTGATGATGAACGCCGAAGCCGGCTCGCGCATGGAAGTGATCGTGCTCAGCGTGCTGTGCATCGGCCTGCTGGGCTATCTGATGAACCTGCTGTTTACCCGCCTCAGCCGCCACGTGCTGCGCTGGCGCTCTATTCGTTGA
- a CDS encoding ribonucleotide-diphosphate reductase subunit beta, giving the protein MLSWDEVDNEDTGAAVIRGANAGHATEANMDRLDGAGAAAALEARNVTANDSAAIIRAKAALDKLDVAEGLAELEGSAARVAVDEKRMINCRADLNQLVPFKYDWAWQKYLDGCANHWMPQEVNMTADIALWKNPEGLTDDERRIVMRNLGFFSTADSLVANNLVLAVYRLITNPECRQYILRQAFEEAIHTHAYQYCIESLAMDEGEIFNMYHEIPSVAKKAAWGLKYTRSISDPKFETGTVETDKELLRNLVAYYCVLEGIFFYCGFTQILSMGRRNKMTGVAEQFQYILRDESMHLNFGIDVINQIKIENPHLWDAEMKEEATQMILQGTQLEIEYARDTMPRGVLGMNAAMMEDYLKFIANRRLSQIGLKEEYPGTTNPFPWMSEIMDLKKEKNFFETRVIEYQTGGALSWD; this is encoded by the coding sequence ATGCTGAGTTGGGATGAAGTCGACAACGAAGACACCGGTGCAGCGGTGATCAGAGGCGCCAACGCCGGGCACGCCACCGAAGCCAACATGGACCGCCTCGACGGTGCCGGCGCTGCTGCCGCGCTCGAAGCCCGCAACGTGACCGCCAACGACTCGGCCGCGATCATCCGCGCCAAGGCTGCGCTGGACAAACTCGACGTTGCCGAAGGCCTCGCCGAGCTGGAAGGCTCCGCCGCCCGCGTCGCCGTTGACGAAAAGCGCATGATCAACTGCCGCGCCGACCTCAACCAACTTGTGCCTTTCAAGTACGACTGGGCCTGGCAGAAATACCTCGACGGCTGCGCCAACCACTGGATGCCGCAAGAGGTCAACATGACCGCCGACATCGCGCTGTGGAAAAACCCGGAAGGCCTGACCGACGACGAACGTCGCATCGTGATGCGCAACCTCGGCTTCTTCTCCACCGCCGATTCGTTGGTCGCGAACAACCTGGTACTGGCCGTGTACCGCCTGATCACCAACCCGGAGTGCCGCCAGTACATCCTGCGCCAGGCCTTCGAAGAAGCGATCCACACCCACGCCTACCAGTACTGCATCGAATCGCTGGCCATGGATGAAGGCGAGATCTTCAACATGTACCACGAGATTCCATCGGTCGCCAAAAAGGCTGCCTGGGGCTTGAAATACACCCGTTCGATCTCCGATCCGAAGTTCGAAACCGGTACTGTTGAGACCGACAAAGAGCTGCTGCGTAACCTGGTCGCTTACTACTGCGTATTGGAAGGCATCTTCTTCTACTGCGGCTTCACCCAGATCCTGTCCATGGGCCGCCGCAACAAAATGACCGGCGTGGCGGAACAGTTCCAGTACATCCTGCGGGATGAGTCGATGCACCTGAACTTCGGGATCGACGTGATCAACCAGATCAAAATCGAAAACCCGCACTTGTGGGATGCCGAGATGAAGGAAGAAGCGACCCAGATGATCCTGCAAGGGACTCAGCTGGAGATCGAATACGCACGCGACACCATGCCGCGCGGTGTACTCGGCATGAACGCGGCGATGATGGAGGATTACCTCAAATTCATCGCGAACCGTCGCCTGTCGCAGATTGGCTTGAAAGAAGAATACCCGGGCACCACCAACCCGTTCCCGTGGATGAGCGAGATCATGGACCTGAAGAAAGAGAAGAACTTCTTCGAGACCCGTGTGATCGAGTACCAGACCGGCGGCGCGTTGAGCTGGGATTGA
- a CDS encoding TonB-dependent receptor → MHMLNPITKGLWLALLLAGGTASETLLAADAAENDASKTEPSLKTVTVTAQHREETLQEVPVAVSAVQGTSIIADGVRSMGDITTFIPNASAKNPDGDGRPRWYIRGLGTGDTGAATVYPVGIYADDVYLNAPIAGGGPLFDLERIEILRGPQGTLYGKNTTAGAVNIISKKPSFDTDGYGTIGFGSKNERIVNGAIGGTLVPEKLAARISLYSEERDGFQKNLIDDHTYGDVNKKAVRLQFFAQLNPDLDALWKIHSREFKGDGANGALTLGRYYNAGYTRPAGRNIALNVDDDSKLNHDGTSLTLNWHLGDYTLTSISAYDYIRGQSSGDADYTPYEVNGTATADNKYTQYSQEIRLASPQQETLRWLAGAHYFHEDLDSSAGRFIAPGPTPNGTGSNQINGATDLRDLGYNHTTDSYALFGNLTYDLTDNFSVTGGLRWTQEKKDIDLNLTQLTRATANGPLIPLAGVGTNGNRQEDKTWEAWTYDLTPEYRINDNVRVFFRYAHGFRSGGFNTGLSTSLSQLTTVDPEQLDAYEFGVKSEWFNHRLTANANIFYYDYSDIQVNLLTVNNGVLTTALTNGAKGKVKGAELELEGQPTDYLHLRAAISFLDSQYTDFKNTNPNTGAVTGDYSGNSFVRSPRNVVSLGGDYTIPLEIGGKLVAGADVSFRDKEYFLADRQSSADKDLSQPHYTLANSRLTWYSADEKLSVTGFVNNLTDRRYQVHGRPNGGLGQYVITYGDPRTVGLSVTSRF, encoded by the coding sequence ATGCACATGCTTAATCCGATCACCAAGGGCCTGTGGCTCGCTTTACTGCTGGCAGGCGGCACCGCCAGCGAAACTCTGTTGGCCGCCGACGCTGCCGAAAACGACGCCAGCAAAACCGAACCGTCGCTGAAGACCGTGACCGTGACCGCACAACACCGGGAAGAAACCCTGCAAGAGGTTCCGGTGGCGGTATCTGCAGTCCAGGGCACCAGCATCATTGCCGACGGCGTGCGGTCGATGGGCGATATCACCACCTTCATTCCCAACGCTTCGGCGAAGAACCCCGACGGCGACGGGCGCCCGCGCTGGTACATTCGTGGCCTGGGCACCGGCGACACCGGCGCCGCCACCGTGTACCCGGTGGGCATCTATGCCGATGACGTGTACCTGAATGCACCAATCGCCGGTGGCGGCCCGCTGTTCGACCTTGAACGCATCGAGATCCTGCGCGGCCCCCAGGGCACGCTGTATGGCAAGAACACCACCGCGGGCGCGGTAAACATTATCTCGAAGAAACCGTCCTTCGACACCGATGGCTACGGCACCATCGGCTTTGGCAGCAAGAACGAGCGCATCGTCAACGGCGCTATCGGCGGCACCCTGGTCCCGGAAAAACTCGCGGCGCGCATCTCGCTGTACTCCGAGGAGCGCGACGGTTTCCAGAAAAACCTGATCGACGATCACACCTACGGCGACGTCAACAAAAAGGCCGTGCGCCTGCAATTCTTCGCCCAGCTCAACCCGGACCTGGACGCGCTGTGGAAGATCCACAGCCGCGAGTTCAAGGGTGACGGCGCCAACGGTGCGCTGACCCTGGGGCGCTACTACAACGCAGGCTACACGCGCCCCGCCGGGCGCAACATTGCGCTGAACGTGGACGACGACTCCAAGCTCAACCATGACGGCACATCACTGACCCTCAACTGGCACTTGGGCGACTACACCCTGACGTCCATCAGCGCCTACGATTACATTCGCGGCCAATCCAGCGGTGATGCCGACTACACGCCTTACGAGGTCAACGGCACCGCCACCGCCGACAACAAATACACCCAGTACTCCCAGGAAATCCGCCTGGCCTCGCCCCAGCAGGAAACCCTGCGCTGGCTGGCCGGCGCGCACTATTTCCATGAAGACCTGGACAGCAGCGCCGGACGCTTTATCGCCCCGGGGCCCACACCCAATGGCACCGGTTCGAACCAAATCAACGGCGCCACAGACTTGCGTGACCTGGGCTACAACCACACCACCGACAGCTATGCGCTGTTCGGCAACCTGACGTACGACCTCACCGATAACTTCAGCGTCACCGGTGGCCTGCGCTGGACCCAGGAAAAGAAAGATATCGACCTCAACCTCACCCAGTTGACCCGCGCCACCGCCAACGGCCCGCTGATTCCCTTGGCTGGCGTGGGCACCAATGGCAACCGCCAGGAAGACAAGACCTGGGAAGCCTGGACTTATGACCTGACCCCGGAATACCGGATCAACGACAACGTGCGGGTGTTCTTCCGTTATGCCCACGGATTTCGTTCGGGCGGCTTCAACACCGGGCTGTCCACCAGCCTGTCGCAGCTGACCACAGTGGACCCGGAACAACTCGACGCCTACGAATTCGGCGTCAAGTCCGAGTGGTTCAACCACCGCCTGACGGCCAACGCGAACATCTTCTACTACGACTACTCGGACATTCAGGTCAACCTGCTGACCGTCAACAATGGCGTATTGACTACCGCGTTGACCAACGGCGCCAAGGGCAAGGTCAAGGGCGCCGAGCTGGAACTGGAAGGCCAACCCACCGACTACCTGCACCTGCGGGCGGCGATTTCGTTCCTCGATAGCCAGTACACCGACTTCAAGAACACCAACCCCAACACCGGTGCGGTCACCGGTGACTACAGCGGCAACAGCTTCGTGCGCTCGCCGCGCAACGTGGTGTCGCTGGGTGGCGACTACACCATCCCGCTGGAGATCGGCGGCAAGCTGGTGGCCGGTGCCGACGTGAGTTTTCGCGACAAGGAATACTTCCTTGCCGACCGCCAGAGCAGCGCCGACAAGGACTTGAGCCAACCGCACTACACCTTGGCCAACAGCCGCCTGACCTGGTACAGCGCCGACGAAAAACTCAGCGTCACCGGGTTTGTGAACAACCTCACCGATCGCCGCTACCAGGTGCATGGCCGGCCGAACGGCGGGCTGGGTCAGTACGTGATCACTTACGGCGACCCACGCACCGTGGGGTTGAGCGTGACCAGCCGCTTCTAA
- a CDS encoding ABC transporter ATP-binding protein: MNAIAHHALHTAVQTGALQIRGLNKAYRIEGKPLPVLHNINLDVRPGEFVSIVGASGCGKSTLLRLIVGLEAEYEGDILLDGQRIAATSLERGIVFQDHRLFPWMTVSQNIALALKNHKLAQAEKDRQVAEHIALVNLTGFENAYPHQLSGGMAQRAAIARALINKPKVLLLDEPLGALDALTRVHLQRELQRIWVQQRCTVIMVTHDIEEALYLGDRVIVMDAHPGRIKHEIHVDLPHPRERSSSVLQGYKQQLLEELVGH; the protein is encoded by the coding sequence ATGAACGCAATTGCCCACCACGCCCTCCACACCGCCGTGCAGACCGGCGCCCTGCAGATTCGCGGCCTGAACAAGGCCTATCGGATCGAAGGCAAGCCGCTGCCGGTGTTGCACAACATCAACCTCGACGTGCGGCCAGGGGAGTTTGTCAGCATCGTCGGCGCCAGCGGCTGCGGCAAATCCACCTTGTTGCGGTTGATTGTGGGGCTGGAGGCCGAGTACGAAGGCGATATCCTGCTGGACGGCCAGCGCATCGCCGCCACCAGCCTGGAGCGCGGCATTGTGTTCCAGGACCACCGCCTGTTCCCATGGATGACCGTCAGCCAAAACATCGCCCTGGCCCTGAAAAACCACAAGTTGGCCCAGGCCGAGAAAGACCGGCAGGTGGCCGAGCACATCGCCTTGGTCAACCTCACAGGCTTTGAAAACGCCTACCCCCACCAGCTCTCCGGCGGCATGGCGCAACGTGCCGCGATCGCCCGGGCGCTGATCAACAAACCCAAGGTGCTGCTGCTCGACGAGCCACTGGGCGCCCTCGATGCCCTGACCCGGGTGCACTTGCAGCGGGAGTTGCAACGGATCTGGGTGCAACAGCGCTGCACGGTGATCATGGTGACCCACGACATTGAAGAGGCGCTGTACCTGGGTGACCGGGTGATCGTGATGGACGCGCACCCGGGGCGGATCAAACATGAAATCCACGTGGACTTGCCGCACCCCAGGGAGCGCAGTTCGTCGGTATTGCAGGGCTACAAGCAGCAGTTGCTGGAAGAGTTGGTCGGGCACTGA
- a CDS encoding DUF1289 domain-containing protein — protein MPNQTIKTPCVGLCSTVYGDLVCRGCKRYHHEVIQWNGYNAEEKQAVWLRLEQLLVQVMTSKLQVLDPQRLRQQLEDRKIRFVPHQSPYCWAYQLIARGARVMSKLDAYGLALLPEFRERHLTDLRDAIDREFFLLSEAHYERYIAPGFLRESFGAPLIASTLG, from the coding sequence ATGCCCAATCAAACCATCAAGACCCCCTGCGTCGGCCTGTGCTCCACCGTTTACGGGGACCTGGTCTGCCGGGGCTGCAAGCGTTATCACCATGAGGTGATTCAGTGGAACGGCTACAACGCTGAAGAGAAACAGGCGGTATGGCTGCGCCTGGAACAACTGCTGGTGCAGGTGATGACCAGCAAGCTGCAGGTGCTGGACCCGCAACGCCTGCGCCAGCAACTGGAAGACCGCAAGATCCGCTTTGTGCCCCACCAATCGCCGTATTGCTGGGCGTATCAATTGATAGCCCGGGGCGCGCGGGTGATGTCGAAGCTGGATGCGTATGGATTGGCGCTGCTGCCGGAGTTTCGCGAGCGTCATCTGACGGATTTGCGCGATGCGATTGATCGGGAGTTTTTCCTGTTGTCCGAGGCGCATTACGAGCGGTACATCGCGCCGGGGTTTCTGCGGGAATCTTTTGGGGCGCCGTTGATAGCCAGTACCTTGGGATAA
- a CDS encoding ABC transporter permease → MRPYRLLTALTWLISPLALLATWTLVAHLGIFPRNLLVPPAQVLQTFEELLASGELAEHLGNSLSRLGLGFGIGSLCGLAFGVLMALSKTVEVYCAPLFHTLRQIPSIALIPMFVLLFGIDETFKIIIVAKTAFFPVALAASEGVKGIPRSYFEVADVYRLRWPTFVWRIALPAAAPPIITGFRISLTRAWVVLVATELLAADSGLGQMIEMARQMLRIDVVMVGVVVTGVIGFALDFGFRSLEQRLFRWQTR, encoded by the coding sequence ATGCGCCCCTATCGATTACTCACCGCCCTGACCTGGCTCATCTCGCCCCTGGCCCTGCTCGCCACCTGGACGCTGGTGGCGCACCTCGGGATCTTCCCGCGCAACTTGCTGGTACCGCCGGCCCAGGTCCTGCAAACCTTTGAAGAACTGCTCGCCAGCGGCGAACTCGCTGAACACCTGGGCAACAGCCTGTCCCGGCTCGGGCTGGGCTTTGGCATCGGCTCACTGTGCGGGCTGGCCTTTGGCGTACTGATGGCCCTGTCGAAAACCGTCGAGGTGTATTGCGCCCCGCTGTTCCACACCTTGCGCCAGATCCCCAGCATCGCGCTGATCCCGATGTTCGTGCTGCTGTTCGGCATTGATGAAACCTTCAAGATCATCATCGTCGCCAAGACCGCATTTTTCCCGGTGGCCCTGGCCGCCAGCGAAGGGGTCAAGGGCATTCCCCGCAGCTACTTCGAAGTGGCCGACGTGTACCGCCTGCGCTGGCCGACCTTTGTCTGGCGCATCGCCCTGCCCGCTGCCGCGCCGCCGATCATCACCGGTTTTCGGATCAGCCTGACCCGCGCCTGGGTGGTGCTGGTGGCCACCGAGCTATTGGCGGCCGACAGCGGCCTGGGGCAGATGATCGAGATGGCCCGGCAGATGCTGCGCATCGACGTGGTGATGGTGGGCGTGGTGGTCACCGGGGTGATTGGTTTTGCCCTCGACTTTGGTTTTCGTTCACTCGAACAGCGGCTGTTTCGCTGGCAAACCCGCTAG